The DNA region CTTTGGTCGGGAGATCCCAAAGGCGCGTTCGTCACCGGATCCCACCTCGACTCGGTGCCGGGCGGAGGAGCGTTCGACGGGCCGTTGGGGATCGTGTCGGCATTCGCCGCGATCGACATCCTCAAAGCGCGCGGGGTCGAGCCGAAGGTCGCCGTCGCCGTCGTCGCGTTCGCCGACGAGGAGGGCGCGAGGTTCGGGGTCGCCTGCGTCGGCTCGAAACTCTCGACCGGGGCGCTGCCCCCGGAAAAAGCGCTGAATCTGCGCGACGGCGACGGTGTCACCTTGGCCGAGGCGATCAAGAAGGCAGGCCGCGATCCGAACCACGTCGGCCGCGACGAGGATCTGGCCGACAAGGTCGGCGTGTACGTGGAGTTGCATGTCGAGCAGGGGCGCGCTTTGGACCTGCTGGGCAGGCCGATCGGCCTCGCGTCGGCCATCTGGCCCCACGGGCGCTGGCGGTTCGATTTCTGCGGAGAGGCGAACCACGCGGGCACGACGCGGCTGGCCGACCGCCGCGATCCGATGCTGGCGTTCGCCACCGCGGTGCACGCCGCTCGTGCGCGAGCGGCCGCCCACGACGCGGTGGCGACGTTCGGCAAGGTGTTGGTGACCCCGAATGGCGCGAATGCCATCCCGTCGCAGGTCCGGGCTTGGCTCGACGCACGCGCGGCTGACGAGGCGACGCTGTTGTCGCTGGTCGAATCGATCACCGCGCATGCCGACCGTGACTGCGGGGAGAGCGGGCTCAGCGTGTCGGTGCACGCCGAGTCGGTCACCCCTGTCGTCGACTTCTCCGCGGAAGTGCGCGCGAAGGTCCAGCAGTCGCTGGCGTATTTGGGCGATGTCCCGGTGTTGTCCACCGCCGCCGGGCACGACGCGGGCGTCTTGTCGGGCACGGTGCCGACCGCGATGCTTTTCGTCCGCAACCCGAGCGGAGTGTCGCATTCTCCGTTGGAGCACGCCGAACTCAGCGACTGCCGGGTCGGCGCGGAAGCTCTGGCGGCAGTGATGGCTGATTGGACGAGCTGGTGAGCGCGACGGGCGAAGCGGTCTGGTGGTGCGAGCACGCGTTGCTCGACAGCGGCGTTGCCGACGGGGTGCTCGTCTCCACAACGGACGGGCGCATCGCTTCGGTCGAGGCCGGCGTCGCTCCGACCAGCGCCAGCGGCGTGCTGCGAGGTTTGGTCGTGCCGGGTTTGGCGAACACCCACTCGCATGCGTTCCACCGGGCGCTTCGCTCGCGCACGCAACGAGACCGAGGATCGTTCTGGACCTGGCGCGAGCTCATGTACGAAGTTGCGGCCCGCCTGACTCCGGATCTGTACCGGGATCTGGCGCGCGCGGTGTACGCCGAGATGGCCTTGGCCGGGATCACGTCCGTGGGCGAGTTCCACTATCTGCACCACGACATGGGCGGCGCCCCGTACGCCGAACCGAACGAGATGGGCCTGGCGCTGATCGCCGCAGCGTCTGAGGCGGGCGTCCGGATCACGTTGCTCGACGCCTGCTATCTCAGCTCCGCCGTCGACGGCTCGCCGCTGGCCGAAGGCACGCAGCAGCGGTTCGGCGACGGGAGCGGGGACGCATGGGCAGAACGCGTCGAAGCGCTCCACAAACAGGTCGGCGACCAACCGGGGGCGCTGGTCGGGGCGGCGTTGCACTCGGTGCGCGGCGTGCCCGTGTCGCAGATGCCAGCAGTGGTGGAGTGGGCCGCCGCGCGCCGCGCGCCGCTCCACGTCCATTGTTGCGAGCAGGTCGGCGAGGTCGAGCAATGCCTCGCCGTCCACGGGCGCACGCCGATCGCGCTCTTGCGCGATGCGGGGGCGCTCGGGCCGAGGACCACTTTGGTCCACGCCACCCATCTCGCAGCCGACGATCTGGCGGCCATCGACCAGAGCGCCACCGGGGTGTGCTTCTGCCCCACGACCGAACGCGATCTCGGCGACGGCATCGGGCCCGCTTCTGCGTTGCTCGCGGGATCCGGATCGTTCAGCCTCGGCTCGGACAGTCACGCCGTCATCGATATGTTCGAGGAGGCCCGCGCTGTCGAGCTCGACGAACGGCTCGCCCGCCAGGAGCGGGGGTTGATCACGGCGAGCCGCCTGCTCAGAGCCGCGACGATCGAGGGGCAACAGTCCCTGGGGTGGAGCGACGCGGGGCAGATCCGAGCAGGCGCCCGGGCGGATCTGGTCGCGGTGGACATGGGCTCGGCACGCACGGCGGGCGGCGGAGCCACGGTGGAGAACGTCGTCTTCGCCGCGACTGCCGGGGACGTCACCGATGTCGTCGTCGACGGGCGGTTCGTCGTGCAGGACCGGCGGCACACCGCTGTGCCAGACGTGCCACGAGCGCTCGCCGACGCGATCGGGGCGGTCATCGGCGGGGGAGGCTCTCAGTGAGCGTCGTCTACGAGAACATCGGCGAACTCGTCACCAACGACCCGGAGCAGGGCGACGGGAGCGCGCTCGGCATTCTGCATGACGCTGCGCTCGTCACCTCTGGCGGACGCGTTCTCTGGGTCGGCCCGCAGGCGTGCGCCCCCGACGCGGACCGTCGGGTCGACGTCGAAGGGGCCTGCGTTATCCCCGGCTTCGTGGACAGCCACGCCCATTTGGTTTTCGCCGGGGACCGGTCCGCGGAGTTCGCCGCCCGGATGAGCGGCGAGGAGTACGACGGCGGCGGCATCGCGACCACTGTCGCGGCCACCCGCGCAGCGGATGACTCCGTGCTGGCGGACAACGTCGACAGGCTCGCGGCGGAGCTGCACCGTGGCGGAGTCACCACGTTCGAGACCAAAAGCGGCTACGGGCTCGCCATCGAGCACGAAGTCCGGTCGCTCCGGATTGCGCGGCAGTTCACCCCCGAAACCACCTTCCTCGGCGCGCACGTCGTCCCGGCGGAACACCGGGGCGACCGCGACGGCTATGTCCGGCTCGTCGCAGGCGACATGCTCGCCGCGTGCGCGCCCCACGCGCGCTGGATCGACGTCTTCTGCGACAGGGGCGCCTTTGACATCGATGAAACCCGGTTCATCCTCGAAGCGGGAGCCCAGGCCGGGCTGCTCCCCCGGCTGCACGCCGGACAGCTCGCGCACGGGGGCGGGGTCCGGCTCGCCGTGGAGCTGCGAGCGGCTTCGGTGGACCATTGCACCCACACCAGCGACCTCGACGTCCAGGCGCTCGCCGCAGCCTCAGACACCACGGTCGCCACGCTCCTGCCCGGAGCGGAATTCTCAACGCGGGCCCCGTGGCCGGACGGTCGGAGGCTCATCGACGCAGGTGTCGTCGTCGCGCTCGCAACCGACTGCAACCCGGGCAGCTCCTACACCTCCAGCATGGCCTTCTGCATCGCCCTCGCGGTGCGCGACATGCGCCTGACTCCGGCCGAGGCTGTGTGGGCGGCCACGGCCGGGGGAGCCAAAGCGCTGCGCCGCGACGACATCGGGGGGCTCTCGCCAGGCAAGCGCGCGGACTTCGTCCAGCTCGCCGCCCCCTCTCA from Segniliparus rotundus DSM 44985 includes:
- the hutI gene encoding imidazolonepropionase; its protein translation is MSVVYENIGELVTNDPEQGDGSALGILHDAALVTSGGRVLWVGPQACAPDADRRVDVEGACVIPGFVDSHAHLVFAGDRSAEFAARMSGEEYDGGGIATTVAATRAADDSVLADNVDRLAAELHRGGVTTFETKSGYGLAIEHEVRSLRIARQFTPETTFLGAHVVPAEHRGDRDGYVRLVAGDMLAACAPHARWIDVFCDRGAFDIDETRFILEAGAQAGLLPRLHAGQLAHGGGVRLAVELRAASVDHCTHTSDLDVQALAAASDTTVATLLPGAEFSTRAPWPDGRRLIDAGVVVALATDCNPGSSYTSSMAFCIALAVRDMRLTPAEAVWAATAGGAKALRRDDIGGLSPGKRADFVQLAAPSHIHLAYRPGVPLVRDVVKDGRSCRCEPHRV
- a CDS encoding allantoate amidohydrolase, with the translated sequence MSTFDSLWESTLDVGKDPACGGYNRFAWTTEDLVLREWFAGCAADRGMDVEEDRNGNVWAWWRPRLWSGDPKGAFVTGSHLDSVPGGGAFDGPLGIVSAFAAIDILKARGVEPKVAVAVVAFADEEGARFGVACVGSKLSTGALPPEKALNLRDGDGVTLAEAIKKAGRDPNHVGRDEDLADKVGVYVELHVEQGRALDLLGRPIGLASAIWPHGRWRFDFCGEANHAGTTRLADRRDPMLAFATAVHAARARAAAHDAVATFGKVLVTPNGANAIPSQVRAWLDARAADEATLLSLVESITAHADRDCGESGLSVSVHAESVTPVVDFSAEVRAKVQQSLAYLGDVPVLSTAAGHDAGVLSGTVPTAMLFVRNPSGVSHSPLEHAELSDCRVGAEALAAVMADWTSW
- a CDS encoding formimidoylglutamate deiminase yields the protein MSATGEAVWWCEHALLDSGVADGVLVSTTDGRIASVEAGVAPTSASGVLRGLVVPGLANTHSHAFHRALRSRTQRDRGSFWTWRELMYEVAARLTPDLYRDLARAVYAEMALAGITSVGEFHYLHHDMGGAPYAEPNEMGLALIAAASEAGVRITLLDACYLSSAVDGSPLAEGTQQRFGDGSGDAWAERVEALHKQVGDQPGALVGAALHSVRGVPVSQMPAVVEWAAARRAPLHVHCCEQVGEVEQCLAVHGRTPIALLRDAGALGPRTTLVHATHLAADDLAAIDQSATGVCFCPTTERDLGDGIGPASALLAGSGSFSLGSDSHAVIDMFEEARAVELDERLARQERGLITASRLLRAATIEGQQSLGWSDAGQIRAGARADLVAVDMGSARTAGGGATVENVVFAATAGDVTDVVVDGRFVVQDRRHTAVPDVPRALADAIGAVIGGGGSQ